Part of the Mastacembelus armatus chromosome 6, fMasArm1.2, whole genome shotgun sequence genome, TGCAGACAAGCAGCAAGTGGGGCGCATCAAGCAGGTGTTTGAGAAGAAGAACCAGAAATCAGCTCAAAATATTGCTCAGATGCAAAAGAAGCTGGAGCAGTATCATCGAAAGATGAAAGACAGCGAAATCCATCACAGCCCGTCTCGTCAAACATCCTCCATCAAACACAGCACCATACCAAGGGAGTCACCCAGAGAGCTGCTGAGAGATATGACCGGCAGTGGCCGACACCCGACCATGGACAAGATTAAGACCATCGGACCAGGTGtttccctctcccctcccttcttCTTCAGCAAGCCCAGAGAGTTTGCCAACCTAATCAGGAACAAGTTTGGCAGCGCTGACAACATTGCCCACCTCAAGACCAATCTTGACACTTCCTCTCCCTTGCCCACTGACACTACAGCAAAGgggctcagcagcagcacctctATGGTGGGAAAGCCCAAGTATCCCAGTGATGATGAATGTTCCTCAGAGAGTGTTTCCATCTCAGACAGTAATGGTAACCCACTGGGTGGAGGAGTGACAGTGGGGCAAGGTCAGGGCCATGGCCCGGGGCAGCCCACAGGGGGTGATACCCAGAGCAGACTGGCCCTAAACCTGGAGGAGGTGAGGGAGATCAAAGAGGCCCAGAGCCAGCTGGAGGAGGATATAGAGGAGCTAAAGGCTCAGTTCAAGAGAGAGTATGGTCTAATCAACCAAACACTGCAGGAGGAAAGATACAAGTAtgtttacagtatttaatatttcattatcTTTACATATTATAACACCATGTCCGTTATCCACTAACCGCTATGAAACATAATTATGTTTGATATATTGACTTAAccggggcagcatggtggctgagtggttagcactgttgcctcacagcaagaaggtcgtgggttcgcatcccggcctttctgtgtggagtttgcatgttctccctgtgcttgcgtgggtttactccgggtactccggtttcctcccacagtccaaaaaacatgcatgttaggttgattggtgactctaaaattgcccgtaggagtgagtgtgagtgtgtgaggttgtctgtctttgtgtgtctatatgtggccctgcgacagactggtgacctgtccagggtgtacccctgccttccacccgagagagagctgggataggctccagcagatccccgtgaccctgaaccaggaaaaagcgggtatagaagatggatggatggatggatattgaCTTAACCATAGCTTTTCCATATTCTGGATATAATTCATCACATTAACATCTCCAAAGGTGCTTtatgtataatatatttaaatcttCCTAAAAATCATAATTTGTAATTAATGTTGCCAGGTATGAGCGTCTGGAAGACCAACTGAACGACCTGACGGAACTTCACCAACATGAGATGACTAATTTGAAGCAAGAACTGGCCAGCATCGAAGAGAGGGTGGCCTACCAGGCTCATGAAAGGGCCAGAGATATACAGGTACATAatagtgatttttttatgtactgGTACTTGACTTGGTAAATTACAGGCCATACGGTTTAACTGTGAGTAATTTAGATGGGATCATAAAAATCTGACATGCTGGCAGATCAGCAGTAAAATTTCAGCACATTGCTGAAGCTCATCTGATCTGCTAATAAAGCTATTGTCATGAGTCCAAGTGATGAATCGGTTGCCATAGACAGTAAATGTATGAATTGCCTGTGTGTAATGGTTCCCCTCATCAACTAATGTTCTTCAAGAATGcctgttttattatttgagAGTAATAACTACACACTTTCTTCTCCATCCGCTCATCTAAACTTTTGGAGGAAATTTGGGTAATTGAGAATTAAAAGGTCAGGAAAATGCCCATTGGCCAGTTGGGAAACATTTTGCCTCACCAggtctctctccatctgtctcagGAAGCCCTTGAGTCATATCAGACACGAGTGTCCaagctggagctgcagcagcagcagcagcagacggTCCAGCTCGAGAGCCGTGACGCCCGAGTCTTGCTGGGGAAGAGTATCAACATTATGCTGGCCATCATTACCGTAATCCTGGTGTGTGTCTCGACTGCTGCCAAGTTTGCTGCTCCACTGATGAGGAGCCGATACCATGTGGTAGCTACCTTCCTAGGGATTTGTTTTTTGACCATATTCTGGAAGAACTGGGACCGTTTACAGTATGCAATAGACAGGTTGCTGGTGCCTGCCACATAGTGAAGAGAATATActgaaaacaacattaacaCAGAAGCTGTCAGTTGTCAGGATAGGACTCCCCTATAAGGATTGGTTTTACAATCATCAGGTGACACGATCGCTCTGCATTCACAGGAGTCCTTTTTTAAGTTAGATTCAAATAAAATTTGGATTTAGAACTTGAATGTGTGTAGCTAACAAATACACTTAAcccttaaaataatatttatataacagTACATTTTTTACCTTCCCAATTATGAAGTCATCACATGACATTAAAGGTCAATTCAAGGATTAAGAAGGGTGAAGAGAcgcacattttaattttaaagtgacAACGTTCTTCGCACAATTTCTGATCAATAATGAGCTACAGCCGACAGCTGTATAAAACCACCAGGTATTGTTGTCAGAGGTTAGATGCTGGTAGGTGGAATTTGTTACAGACGGAGCCAGATTAGCTATTTCCCCATTTCCAGCTTTTGTATTAAACAAAGCTAACAGGCTGCTGGCTCTAGAtcatacatatgcacacattttCTAATGTAACTCTTGGCAAAAAGATAAATGAGGATCTTTTCTTAAAAATTGAACTACtgcacattattgattttaatgAAGAATCTACAGACTATAGCCCAGAGGCAACAGACATCCTGTTTTTTATGTCTAGTTTTCTTATTCCTTATTGTCTTGCCTGTGTGGTCAGTCATCTCTTAAATTTGCTGTGTGTACTGTTCCTGATGTTTAAAGtgcaatatattttatttttcagagcattgttttttaaaattattttttaggAGTGAGCGTTTTATGTCAATGTTTTGCAGTGACAGGGTGTTGCTGTGCTAGgggagcagctgaagaagtgtCATTAATCTTGGTATGAGAGCTCCATAACCACTAAAGCTACTGTTGGGCTCAGATAAGACCAGCTGTCTCAACTCGCAAGGGTCAAAAATCAATCTGACTGCATTATTGTGCTACTAGCATGGTAATATCAGCACATGCCAGCTCTCCAGTGCAgccacacatgcgcacacacccaaaaaacacagaaacagaagaagaaatgtctTATGGGTTTTGCCCAGTTTTTACTAATAATGTGATTGAGAGGCGACGAGTTATACTGTGATACAAGGCCTTCTGAGGAAAAATGCAATTCCCTGTTTTTATAAGAAGCAACAAACAGCCTTTCGTCCTCTGATGATGACAGAGGAGCACATTACAGGCTCTATGTGATGAACTATGAGCCTATGGACTGACTagtgtgttgtttcatgtttgtcCTACAAGCGTTGCCTGTGAGGATCTCACATAAAGCTGTAGGCCCCTTTTAACGTCTGCcataataacatttttgtgtCAACGTCATCTCTTTGTCAGTCTACTCAGTGTATCATATTTTGTTCCCGTTTTGACATATTTGAGGATGTTTTACCCGCCGAACTACAGATTTGGTTTACATTCTTTTTTCACCCTTTGTGCATTATGTGAtcaattattttcaaatattttcatgtattaCGTGCCTTTGCCTGACAATTCCTGTTAAATTAAACCTTTTTAATCAATTTGTGTCAGCTTGGTTTTTCTATAAATATCCCAGAGAGGGCTCAACCATGTAGCACAGTAAAAAAGGAAGTTGAGATCACTATTTAACTCAGTGAAACTTCCTTAAGTAACTCATTTACATTCACAGGAGATGCAGTATAGTCTACATCAATGGAACTTGATGGGAACTTGATGGGATATTTGAATCAGAAGATTAAATTCTTTGGAAAGTGTTTTAGTTACAGTCAATTAAAATGAATACCTTAAACATTTGTAGTTTTCACAGTACTAAATTTGCTCTCATTTACTGCCACTAGGGGGTGCAGGTGCTGCACCGTTGAGTTGTCAGTTTAGTCAGAAAACAATGGAAGACTGCATTCAAACACACAGCCTTCGTGGTACTAACCAgatttcttcatgttttatatttgttttgttttttttatatccaaTCAATAACACCacttcacacaaacattaagGCAACAACACCAGAGGAAGCAGACAAGACTTTCCTGTGGCAGTAACATTACAAGCAATGTAAAAGAGTAGCAACCTCTGATGTTGTTAAATTAATATTCGAACTACAGACTTTCTACATATTTTTACGCATGTCTAGAGTGTGTGGCTGAGATACAGCCCTATTTTCTACATACTTCCAATAATATCCACTATGGGTCATACTGTACTCCATGATCAAGAATGATGACCACTGTGTTTCCAATCAGAGTGAATTTTGATACCCAGGGTACTGATGATCCGAGAGAAATGGATTCAGTTCAGTTAAATTCAATCTGATGAATGAGGATAGTCCCAACACTAACAGCCACTATAATAAACAACGACGCATCAAATAGCTACAATATCAACTTCAAATGACACAATATACAACATGTCAGATATGTTCAGCAAGACAACATCATCAGTGCTACTGCTGCATATCACTGTCAGGGAGAAGTAAGTGTAGAAATAGggacatacatatatacacacacacacaatgaatcTCATGCAAGGTTAAACTCAGTCTTTCTGTAATATGGGTCACCTGGCACAGCAGCATGCCTGTTTTAGTATACGTGACTAGTGTCTACTTACATGCCAAACAGAGGCACAGCACACAGTGAGATACAGGGACTGGAATGAGAATGATAGACAGATAGCTTAACTCGGGATCTCTGGCACTCACACAGTGTTCTTGTATTTTATGAGAGCTTAAGTTTAAGAGTGGAACTGAGACTTATGTGCATGTTTAttcgtatgtgtgtgtgtgtgtgtgtgtgtgtgtgtgtgtgtgtgtgtgtgtgtttgtgtgtgtgggtggactGGATGTGTTTCAAGCATTTGTGGAGCAACTAAGGCCCCtgggggagaaaaaaacacTCATTGGTGTGACACAGAGATCCTGActagcacacacatgcaccccacccccctctccaaacacacacacacacagaggcataaATTGGGGATTATGAGATATATTTGTTGGTGTGAATAGAGAGCAATACTTTctttccccatctctctctcctctgtatTGTGTGGTCTAAAGCACGAGTGCCTTCCTTTGATGTGAGTGCCGACCCTGTATGTTTTCCATTGCGCAGCCTCCTGTGGCTCCTGGAGCTCGGTGGCCTATTCATTGGGCTCCATAATGAGCTGCTAATTATCTCAGGACCTCATCAAGTCTCTTTGGGCTAAGCTTCCTCCATGGGTTGGCATGGTGACTGTAGGAGATGGGACCTGCACAGAGGAGGCCACCAAAAGGACCGCCACAGCTTCATTCCTGCTCTTTTCTACTGAAGGGGTGTGAGAGGGACACAGTTATTCAATCCcaggaagacaaagagagagtGGGAAGTGTGTAAACAGAATTAGCTTCaagcatttctttattttgtgaattttagttgtatgtgtgcatttcatTGTTTACAAATATATGTGTGAGCGTGGGTTTATGTGTTTCAGTCGCTCTGAGCACATAATACGAGTCATGTTATGGGAAAGTTTTGACCCCTCTGGCGACACTGATTTAGAATCTTCTGGCAAGCAATCAGCCCTTCCCATTTCCTGTTTATGGTGTCATGGAAATAGGTCAGattcttttcctctgcttttaCATTAAACTGTATCCTGCATTCTGCAGAGAGCCACAGCACCGTATACCTCAGCAGGCACGacatctgcagctctgtgaagcGCCAGTGTCTGTGACCAGAATTAGATCTTCCATTGACAAATACATAGAAATACCTGGTAGAAGGTTCCAGATTTATGGAGCCATTTATCATCAAGGTCTTCATATAAACCATCTCATAAAATGCCCTAATTCAAAGGCACCTCCAATTTCCTTTAGTTGCTAAGCAACCCTGTAGCACCACAGTGCTTGGAGTCAAAGGCTGGCAGCCCAGTGGTGTAGAGTGGATTGTGGGGTGAATCAGTGTCTTTTATAGCTCTGAGGTTCCATTACATGCCCAGCTGACAGTGACAATGATACACTGTCACCGGAGAGTAATTATACAGCTTGTTGATCCCTTTGGTGCATCCACAAGCAAATTAAGTCAACTGAACATTTGTAGTGGAGCTTGGGGTATTTGACCAGTGCCACTGGACAAGCAGTTAACCATCACAATCATTAGAACTGATTCAACAAGCCAATGTCACCTCCTAGTTTCTACTGAGAAGAGAGGTGAAATTTGTAGCaaagacaaatacaaatacacttTTTAGGTAAGAGTTTACAAGAAGATTAATACCATCTCTATGTGGTAGGCGTAaacatgaagctacagccagcaactggttagcttagctttgaATAAACACTGGAGGCAGGAAGAAACATCTAGCCTGGCTTTGtccaaaatgaacaaaatccAAACAGAACCTCACCTctgaaatttt contains:
- the LOC113132832 gene encoding transmembrane and coiled-coil domain protein 3-like isoform X1 codes for the protein MPSANVSVRSLSEVEKYLSSRMDRNTEGSFLNIPVSMRRGSSENNLDLDLSNGSPGPALGFEVQRSRSCLDNLQQKILKVTEQLKIEQTARDENVAEYLKLMNSADKQQVGRIKQVFEKKNQKSAQNIAQMQKKLEQYHRKMKDSEIHHSPSRQTSSIKHSTIPRESPRELLRDMTGSGRHPTMDKIKTIGPGVSLSPPFFFSKPREFANLIRNKFGSADNIAHLKTNLDTSSPLPTDTTAKGLSSSTSMVGKPKYPSDDECSSESVSISDSNGNPLGGGVTVGQGQGHGPGQPTGGDTQSRLALNLEEVREIKEAQSQLEEDIEELKAQFKREYGLINQTLQEERYKYERLEDQLNDLTELHQHEMTNLKQELASIEERVAYQAHERARDIQEALESYQTRVSKLELQQQQQQTVQLESRDARVLLGKSINIMLAIITVILVCVSTAAKFAAPLMRSRYHVVATFLGICFLTIFWKNWDRLQYAIDRLLVPAT
- the LOC113132832 gene encoding transmembrane and coiled-coil domain protein 3-like isoform X2 codes for the protein MRRGSSENNLDLDLSNGSPGPALGFEVQRSRSCLDNLQQKILKVTEQLKIEQTARDENVAEYLKLMNSADKQQVGRIKQVFEKKNQKSAQNIAQMQKKLEQYHRKMKDSEIHHSPSRQTSSIKHSTIPRESPRELLRDMTGSGRHPTMDKIKTIGPGVSLSPPFFFSKPREFANLIRNKFGSADNIAHLKTNLDTSSPLPTDTTAKGLSSSTSMVGKPKYPSDDECSSESVSISDSNGNPLGGGVTVGQGQGHGPGQPTGGDTQSRLALNLEEVREIKEAQSQLEEDIEELKAQFKREYGLINQTLQEERYKYERLEDQLNDLTELHQHEMTNLKQELASIEERVAYQAHERARDIQEALESYQTRVSKLELQQQQQQTVQLESRDARVLLGKSINIMLAIITVILVCVSTAAKFAAPLMRSRYHVVATFLGICFLTIFWKNWDRLQYAIDRLLVPAT